The DNA window TTACTGAGTCACCAACGTGCAGTAAAGGCTCAAAAAGCAGGCTATTTCGATTCAGAAATTGTGCCAGTTGAAGTTAAGCAGAAACGAACCACCGTGACTGTAACGGTTGACGAAGCACCACGATCAGATACTTCACTAGCGGTTTTAGCGAAACTAAAACCAGCTTTTAAATCTGACGGAAGTGTGACTGCGGGAAACGCCTCGGGAATTAATGATGGGGGAGCTGCTCTGGTTCTTGCTTCTGAAAGTGCAGTCAACCGATTAGGGTTAACTCCATTAGCTGAGTGGCAAGGATCCGCAGTTGTTGGTCTGGATCCAGCATTAATGGGTCTGGGGCCATATTATGCAATCAATAAGCTCTTAAAAAAACAGCAGATGTCGGCAGATGACGTAGAAACTTACGAAATTAATGAAGCGTTTGCGACCCAAGCCCTTGTTTGTCAGGACTTGCTTCATCTTGATCCTAGTACTGTCAATCCTTGGGGTGGAGCAATTGCGTTAGGCCATCCAGTTGGGTGTTCAGGCGCGCGAATTATTGTCACGATGATTAATGAAATGCATAAGGATAATCATGAACTTGGCATTGCTTCGCTGTGTGTTGGTGGCGGAATGGGTGAAGCGGTCCTGTTTAAGAAAATTTAGTACCAAGAATAACTTTCATTGTAAAAGGCAAGTAATTGAGGAAGCTTGAATTTTTTCTCAATTACTTGCCTGCTTTATTTTATTAAGCTAAATGTATTTTAAATAATTAACTATAACGGGCCTGTTTTGCGGAAATTAAATAGTAATAACTTTAAATTACAAAAATCTGCAACCGTTTTCCGAAATTTTGCGCAAGCGGTTGCACAAAAATTTTAAATTTGATATTATTAATATTGCAATAATGTATGAAACGCTTACAATAATCATAAGTGTCTTTTAGAACTATTTTATAAGTTAAGGAGTTGTTAGCAATGAGTCAAGAAAAGTCCACGGGGGCTGGATTACCTACTCTATCAAAGAGTACCATCTGGATGATCAACTTTGGATTCCTTGGTGTTCAGACAGCTTTTACTCTGCAGAGTTCTCAAATGAGTCGGATTTTCCAAACTATTGGGGCCGACCCTAACAACCTTGGCTGGTTCTTCATCTTACCACCATTAGCTGGTTTGATTGTTCAACCAATCATTGGTTATTATTCAGACCGTACATGGGCACCAAAGTTAGGTGGTCGGCGGTTGCCATACTTACTATTGGGAATGATTGTAGCTGTTATCGTTATGATTTTGCTTCCTAATTCAGGAAGTTTCGGTTTCGGGTATGGTTCGCTTGCTGCCCTTTGGTTCGGTGCAATTACTGTTGCTTTACTTGACCTTTCATCAAATGTGGCAATGCAGCCATTTAAGATGATGGTTGGTGATATGGTTAACGATGACCAAAAGAGTTATGCCTATGGGATTCAAAGTTTCTTATCTAACACAGGTGCTGTGTTAGCTGCCGTTTTCCCATTCATTTTAACTGCTTGGTTTGGGGTTCGTAACACTGCAAAACGAGGCGTTGTTCCAGATTCAGTTATTATCGCCTTCTACGTTGGGGCAGCCTTGTTAGTTGTTACTAGTTTATTTACAGTTTTCCGGGTTCATGAATATGACCCAGCAACTTACGCAAAGTACCATGGTATTTCTGAAGATGATAACAAAGAGGGTGGAAATTGGTTCACACTCTTAAAGCATGCACCAAAGGCATTCTGGACAGTTACCCTTGTTCAATTCTTCTGCTGGTTTGCATTCCAATACCTCTGGACATACTCAGCTGGGGCTATTGCGAAAAACGTTTGGAATACTGTTGATGCTACCTCTGCTGGTTATCAGGCTGCTGGTAACTGGTACGGTGTGCTTGCGGCTGTTCAATCAATCGCTGCTGTTATTTGGTCATACGTTTTAGCTAAGGTGCCGAACAAGTACCACAAGCTTGGTTACGGTGGTAGTTTACTTCTTGGTGCTCTTGGGTTCATTTCAGTGTTCTTTGTTCATGATCAATGGACGTTGATTGTTTCATACACCCTTGTCGGAATTGCTTGGGCTGCGATGAACACTTACCCATTAACAATTGTTACAAACGCATTGACTGGTAAGCACATGGGTACATACCTTGGATTATTCAACGGTTCAATTTGTTTACCACAAATTGTTGCTTCATTATTGAGTTTTGCTTTATTCCCATTATTTGGACACTCACAAGTTCACATGTTTATCCTTGCTGGTATTGTAATGGCTCTTGGTGCTCTTTCAGTTGCCACAATCAAGGAAACTTATGCTGAATAGGAGTTATTTAATAAAAAAATTAATTAAGTTATAATAAAGGCAGGTTAAAAACTACCTTTATTTCAGATGAAAGGAATTGAGATTTCAATGAAACGTACATTTGATATTGCCCCTTGGCATGTTGCTACTCACAAATGGGACCCACAAGACAAGCGTTTACAAGAATCAATGACTAGTTTAGCCAATGAAAATCTTGGTATGCGCGGCTTCTTTGAAGAAGGTTACAGTGGTGACCACATGGAAGGTATCTACCTCGGGGGAGTTTGGTTCCCTGACAAGACTCGTGTTGGTTGGTGGAAGAATGGTTATCCTAAGTACTTTGGTAAGATGATCAATGCTGTCAACTTCATGAAGTTAATCATTAAGGTTAATGGTGAACAACTCGACTTAGCAAAGCAAACACCAAAAGACTTTAAGCTTGATCTTGACATGAAGCGTGGTGTTTTAGAACGACGCTTTACTGTTGAAATTGGTGGTACTGAAATGTACTTCAATTTTGAACGTTTTGTTAGTGTTACCCAAAAAGAATTAGTTGGTCAACGTCTCCACATTAAGAACCGTGGCGACAGTGATGCTAAGGTTGAAATTACCAGCATGATTGATGCTGATGTATACAACGAAGACGCTAACTACGATGAACAATTCTGGAACGTTTTAGGCAAGTCTGCTGATGGCGAACATGCTGAATTAACTTCTATGACTAAGAAGAATGATTTTGGTACTCCACAATTCATCGTTGGAATGAAGACTACTTCAAAGACTAACCTTGACCACGTGGATGACGGTACTGACGAAAAGCACGCTTACAACACATTTGCTGGTACTGTAGCTGCTGGTAAAGAAGTTAACTTTGAAAAGCGTAGTATCGTAATGACTTCTCGTGATTACGATTCTCAAGCAGATATTGAAAAGAACTTGGATGTATTAGGCGACCAACTTGATAATCAAAGTTTTGACGATTTACTCGATCCACATATTAAAGAATGGGCAGATCGTTGGGTTAAGTCTGATGTTGAAATTGAAGGTGACGAAGGAGCTCAACAGGGTATTCGTTTCAACCTCTTCCAACTCTTCTCTACTTACTACGGTCAAGATTACCGTCTTAACATCAGTCCAAAGGGATTCACTGGTGAAAAGTACGGTGGTGCTACTTACTGGGATACTGAAGCTTACTGTATTCCTGTTTACCTTGGGGTTGCAGACCCAGAAGTCGCTCGTAACTTATTAATGTACCGTTACAAGCAATTAGATGGTGCCTTTGTTAACGCTAAGCAACAAGGACTTGCTGGTGCATTATTCCCAATGGTTACCTTCAACGGTATCGAATGTCACAACGAATGGGAAATTACCTTTGAAGAAATCCACCGTAACGGGGACATTGCCTTTGCTATTTACCTTTACACTAAGTACACTGGCGACAAGTCATACGTTCTTAACGAAGGTGCAGAAGTTCTTACTGAAATTTCTCGTTTCTGGGCTGACCGTGTGCACTACTCCCAAAACAAGAATAAGTACATGCTTCATGCCGTAACTGGTCCTGATGAATACGATAACAACGTAAACAACGACTGGTACACTAACCTTCTTTGTCGTTGGACTCTTCAATACACCCTTGACATCTTAGACCAAGTAGATGAAAAGGTAGCTAAGAAGCTTAATGTTTCAGAAGACGAAAAGCGCAAGTGGAAGGGCATTGTAGACAACATGTACCTTCCTTATGACAAGGAAAAGGACATCTTCCCAGAAAACGATGGCTTCATGGACAAGGACTTGACTCCAGTTTCTGAAATTCCAAGTGACCAATTACCACTTAACCAACACTGGTCATGGGATAAGATCTTACGTTCACCATACGTAAAACAAGGTGACGTTATCCAAGGTCTCTGGGACTTCATCGATGACTTTACTAAGGAAGAAAAGAAGAACAACTTTGACTTCTACGAACAATTTACTGTTCACGAATCAAGTCTTTCTGCTTCCGTTTACTCAATTATCGCTGCTGATATTGGTTACGAAGACAAGGCCGTTGAATTGTATGAACGTTCAGCACGTCTTGACCTTGATAACTACAACAACGATACTTCTGATGGACTTCACATCACTTCAATGACTGGTTCATGGCTTGATATTGTTCAAGGATTTGCTGGTATGCGTGTTCGTGATGGTCAATTGCACTATGCACCATTCTTACCTAAGAAGTGGGATTCATACCAATTCCGTCAAATGTTCCGTGGTCGGATCTTGAAGGTTAAGGTTGACAAGCATGGTACTAAGATCGATCTTGTATCAGGTGACCCAATTACCATCGATCTTGACGGTAAGAAGCTTGAATTAAAGTAATTCTTGGAGGCATTTGAGATGAAGTTTGAAGATTTGAAAGGTTTTGCATTTGATCTTGACGGTGTTATTGCTGACACTGCTCGTTTTCACGGTCAAGCATGGCACCAATTAGCTGACAAGGTTGGAACTGAATGGACTCCAGAACTGGCTGACGCATTAAAGGGTGTTAGTCGGATGGATTCTTTGGAATTAATCTTGAAGGCTGGCGGCCATGAAAATGACTATACTCAAGACGAAAAAGAAGCTTTGGCAACTGAAAAGAATGATAACTATATTAAATTAGTTGAAACTCTAACACCTGCTGATATTCTTCCAGGAATGAAAGATTTCTTAGATGAATTGAAAGCTAATGGTTACCACATTGTATTAGCTTCTGCTTCTAAAAATGCGCCAAAGGTTCTTAAGTATTTGCAATTAACTGATTACTTTGAAGGAATCGTTAATCCAGCAAACTTAAGTCATGGTAAGCCAGATCCAGAAATTTACCAAGAAGCAGCTAAATTAATGGATCTTCCAGCTGACCAAGTAGCAGGACTTGAAGATGCCCAAGCCGGAATTGAATCAATTAATCGTGCTGGTGAATTATCAATTGGTTTTGGTGCTGATTTGCAGGATGCTGATGTTAAGTTCGATAAGACTGGCGACGTATCCTTAGCTGCTATTAAAGCGCAAATGAATTAAGATCCAATTTCTCTCTTTTAACAATCCGTAAAGACGTACTTAGAATAATCTAGGTGTGCCTTTTTTTATGTGAAATTTATGAAAAGAAAAATCGTTATAATAACAACAATCATTCTAATTAGTTGCTTATGGGTAGTAGTTGCGATTAACTTTAATCGGCCGTCCCTTCAGCCAGTTCAAGATGAAACACAGTCAAGTCAACAACCGCGGCCAAAATTTACCGACCAACAAATTGGGGTTTTGGCTGGATTGGCAATATCTCCCGACTGGTTAAAACAAAATATTGCTGCAAATCAACTCGTTTATGGAATTGTTAAGCCTTCTGATACCGTTCCAGCCGGAGTAAATGATTATAGCTATTTAGTAGCCGCTGACGACCAAGATGGAACGGTAATTTTCTTTAAAGTTGAAGGCCAAACGGTGATCATAAAATATACTTCTCAGCGAAATGCAAAACTAAAAACAAAGGACTTAACCTTGACGCAACTAAGAAAAGAATTCTACCAAACTAAGTCACAAAAAAAGCAAGTAGATAACTATATAGCAGGATTGCGGACCGAGTAAAATTTAAGGCATCTTAAAAATGCTATTTTCAGGGTATTCTTTAGTGATGAGTACTGTATAATATTCAAATTAAAGGAGGAAACTGTGATGTCAATTTATGGCCCATATGAGCAGATTTTGTCAAATATTCTTTCCCTCACAACTGATCGGATCAAAGAACTAAATCAGCAAACAGTGCAGGATAAGCAACCAAAACTTTATGAACATTTAATTGCCCGGGTGAAGACTTCCGAGAGTATGGCAGAAAAATGCCAGCGAAAAGGCTATCCGGTCTCTACTGAATCGGCCTTACGAAAATGTCGCGATGCAGTTGGAATCAGAATTGTTTGTAATTTCATCGATGATATTGACCGTTGCCTTTACCAATTACGTCAAGCTGACTGGTGTGAGGTTATTAAGGAAAAAGATTATATTACAAATGCAAAGCCAAATGGGTATCGGAGCTATCACGTCATTATTGATGAAACAGTTCCATATCAAGATATTGAAGGAAATAACCCCGGACATTTTTATGTTGAAATTCAGTTACGAACGATCGCAATGGACTCATGGGCAAGCCTTGAACATGAGATGAAATATAAACATAATATTAAAAATCCAGAGCGAATTGGCCGTGAACTTAAACGTTGTGCTGACCAATTAGCATCGTGCGACGTTCAAATGCAAACAATCCGGCAATTAATTAATTCTAGTGAGGAAGGCGAATAAAATGCGAATCCTTGTAGCAGAAGATGAACAGCAGCTATCTCATGTATTAAGTTCAGCGATGACAGCGAGTGGTTATCAAGTTGATATTGCTAATAACGGCCAAGAAGCGGTTGAGCAGGCGAAAGAAAATGCTTATGATGTCATAATTTTAGACATCATGATGCCTGTTAAATCAGGATTGGAAGCATTAAAAGAAATTAGGGCAACTGGTAATCCCACATATATTATGATGTTAACGGCAATGGGTGAAGAAGATGATAAGGTAACTGGTCTTGATGCCGGTGCTGACGATTACTTGACTAAGCCATTTTCGTTAAAAGAACTACTTGCTCGTTTGCGCTCCCGTCAACGCCGAGACGATTCTTACCAAGTAGATGTTCTTGAATTTGGTGATTTGACTCTTAATGGAAATGATCAATCGCTTGAAAGTCATAATTCGATTAGTTTAATGAATCGGGAAAATCGTTTACTTCAGTATTTTATTTTGAATGCTAATAAAGAACTATCAGTAAATGAACTTATCAGTCATGTTTGGGATGAGAATGAAACCGCTGATCAAGAAGATCTCTGGATTAATATCTGTTATTTACGGCAAAAATTACAGGCAATTCAATCTCAAGTAACAATTAGTGGTGAAAAAACTGGACCGTTTATGATTGTATACTAGGGGGCCAAGGAATAATTCAACGTTTTCGCTATAAATTTATTGCAATCTCAACTGCGGCGTTATTATTTGTGATTTTGACAATTGTTGGCAGTATTTGTACCCTCACTTACTATCAATCGCACCAAGAAATTGAACGGGTATTGACGATTTTAGTAAATAATGATGGTCAAATTCCTCGAAAAGGGATCCGGACTACTGACAATAGTCAACCTCAATTTTCACGTGAGGGCCTTCATCAATATCGTTATTTTGCTGTACTGGTCGATAATAAAAATCAAGTAACGGAAGTGCGAGATGATCATATTGCAACGGTTACGCCACAGGATGCCCGGGCAATGACAGACCGGCTTATAAGAAGAAAGGTGCATAGCGGACAGTTACTATATCAAGGGGTAAATTATGCTTATAAGATTCGGAATAACGACAGTGAGAAAGTAATTGTCTTTCTTGATGAATCGCTTCTCATGGCCCGGACGCGATCCCTAATGCATACGGGGTTGATCTTAGGGGTAATTGTTTTAGTTCTGTACACTATTGTTTTAACCCTTTACTCCCGTCGTGCAATTCGGCCAATTATTGAGGCAGAGCAGCGGCAAAAAGAATTTATAACTAATGCTAGTCACGAACTAAAAACACCATTGACAGTTATTTCAGCGAATAATGAAATGCAAGAGATTATCAATGGGGAGAATGAATGGACAGCAAATACCAAGCAACAGGTTACCCGCTTGACAAAGTTAATTAATAACCTGGTGTCCCTTGCGCGTATGCAAGAACAACCGACATTAACGATGGTACCAGTAAATGTAAGTCAAATTGCTGGGGATGTGGCTAGTAGTTTCAAGAGTGTGATTTCAACCGACCAAAAACAGTTCCGTGTACAAATTGATGAAGGCTTGGTGGCAAACGGTGATGAAAATATGCTGCGGGAACTGCTGAATATTTTGCTTGATAATGCGAATAAGTATTGTGATCCTCAGGGTGAAATTGATTTTACAGTGGCCTCACCTAATCATAGTAAGAATATCGTTATTACGATTGCGAACAGCTATAAGGATGGTAAAAGTCTGGATGTTAAAAAATTCTTTAACCGTTTTTACCGGGTTGATGAATCGCATACTCAAGGAAAAAAGGCTGGCTTTGGGATTGGGCTTTCGATGGCTCAATATATTGTTAAACAATTTAAAGGGAAAATTACAGCGAAGTATACAAATGGTAAATTAGCTTTTATCGTGACGTTAAAAGAAGTAGGAAAGTAAGAATGAAATTTTGGCGACTTAAGATTGGAATATATGCAGTTGTTTGGAGCCTAATAATTGGTATACTGACAGCGGCGTATTTAAACTTAGTTAACTGGGTAATTGATTTAGTTTGGCATCAATACCTTGATACGGCAGTTGGTGGTAAATGGTATCCGTTTTTAGTATGTATTCCATTGGGATTTTTGATTGGTTTCTTGAATGAGCGATGGGGTAATTACCCGTTAACGATTGAACAAGTGCTGACGCAAGTAAGGTTGAAGGGGCAATTAAATTATCATAATTGGTGGAAGTCTTTTATTCTTGGCTTATTGGCCTTTGGAGCAGGAGGAAGCATCGGGCCGGAAGCTTCTACAACAGTCTTAACTAGCAGCATGATTAATTGGCTTGGTGACCGTATGCGCTGGGCAACTTCAATGCGCCAGAAAGTTTCTCTTTGGTACGGTAAAATGCAAACGCAAGATTTAGCCCGTGCCCCTAGATTCAGTCAGCTTTTTAAAAATAAATATCAACGAGTCTTTGTTATTTCAGGATTAGTTGGAATTGGAATAGTAGGCGCGGCGATTGTTTTTAAGCTTTTTCCTGAAGAAGGTGTTTTTGGGATTCATCACCGGATCATTAATTGGGAGTGGATCAATTTATTAACGAGTATTCCAACGCTTATCATCGGGATTGCTTTTGGGTGGCTGTTTGTTCACTTAGAAAATTGGGCTGCGCTGATAATTAACGCAAAAATAAATAAGATTTGGCAAGGTGGGATTTTTGGGCTAATTTTAGCGGTTAGCTCGTTGATCACAAGCGATATTTTATTTTCTGGTGAGTTTAGAATTGTTCCTTTTACTCACGAAGCCTTTAATCATTCAATCACCTTCCTATTAGTTGTAGCGCTCGTAAAAGCCGTAATGAGTAATTTGGGGTTTGCAATGGGATGGCGGGGAGGAACGATTTTTCCGGCTATCTTTTCGAGTGTCGCGGTAGGAACTGCCTGTGCGATGATGTTGCCTGGAGACGTACGAGTAAATGCAATTGTTGTGATTGCGGCAAGCCTTACCTTTATTTTAGAAAAACCACTATTAACAATTATCCTACTGTTATTATTAGTGCCGATTGAACTAGCTCCTGTAATCATTCTTGTTTGCTTCTTAGTAGGAAGGATTATTAAACTTTTTCCTGCTAGTGAATAGAAAATCTTTAATATCTTTTGTATAACAAGGAAGATTGAGTGCTTGCTAAGCGTGAAAGATTATTTAAATTTAGTTTTATTAATATCTAGTTGTTTATATGATAAAAGTCGTGTATCTTTATTAAAAAACAATTAGAGAATGGGGCGATAATGTGTTTAGCAGAATTGGTCAATTAATATTCGATAATGAAGCTGTTGCAAAGACTTCTGATTTTACAATGGGTCTTGAGATTGAAATGCAACGAGTAGACGAAGATGGCAACCTAAGCCTTGAGCCATATCCGTCAGCGATTGGGGATGAGAAGACTAATCCATGGATTACCAATGATTTTTTAGAAACAATGGCTGAAATGGTAACTCCTTCTGCCCAACATTCTCTTGATGCAATGCATTATTTGTATGTTATCAATAATACATTGCGATCGGCTCTTGCTCCCGGTGAGTTATTATGGCCGCTATCCATGCCCCTACGACTTCCTAAAGATAAGACTAAATTGCGGTTAGCTAAAATGGGACCGAAAAAAGAAGCTTATTTGAAGGAATGGGCAAAACGTCATGGATACTCGCAAGGAACGCCTTGTGGAGCGCATATTAACTTGAGTATTGATCAGCACATTATTGAGCTAGTCCTTAATGCTCTCCCAGAACGCTTTAATAGTGAGCGTGAAGTGCGGAACTATTTATATACTATCTTGGCACAAGGTTTTGTTCGATATCGATGGCTTCTTACATATCTTTATGGTGCAAGCCCAATTGTTGAAGAAAATTATTTTGAACCGGGAAAAGAGTTGCCTCATCCGATTCGGAGCGTGCGGCAAAGTCAATACGGTTTTGGGACCAAATTTACCGGTGATTTTACTAATCTCGATCGTTACATTGCACGGATTGAAGAAGGAGTTAAAGCAGGGATTTTAACATCGGATTACGAATTTCATGGTCCGGTGAGGTTCAAAGGAAACACGGATTTAAAAAAGTTGCCTGAACATGGAATTGAGTATTTAGAATTACGAATGCTCGATTTAGATCCTAGCAGTTCAGTGGGAGTTCGGACTGGTACACTAAGATTTATTCGTTTATTAGCAAGTTACTTGATCATGCAGCCGCCATTAAAAGAAAACGAAGTAGAAGAAATGTTGGTGACTGCCGATAAAATGAATGAAGTTGTGGCCGAGGAAAATCCCCAAGCAACTTGCAGATATCAGGCCAAAGCTCGTGCTGTCCTCAAAAGTTTAGAGCGGTATGCCAATCAAATCCAACTCGGTCCAGAATATTCCGAAGTTCTGGAAGACTTAGAAGATCGGGTCGAAAATCCACTAACTACCTCGAGTGCTAAACTCTTAAACTATGTAAAGGATGGCTCACTCACTGAGTATGCGTTGCGTCGTGCCAAACGTTACCAACAAGCGGCACAGGAAACAATCCATCCTTTCAAAGGGTTTGAAGATGGACGAATCTATACTGCTGATGAGCTTCGAAAAGAATTAACATTGTAACCTTTTCAACGAGAAGCTAGCTCCAGTAAGCAATAATAGGCCTCCAACGTTCGAGTTTACCGGGCGTTGGAGGCCTATTATTCTATGCTTTTTTTTGAAAGTAACTTAACTTATGTCACTGCCCCTCCACTATTTATTTAACCGCTTTTTTTGCTCTAGCAATTAAGTCAGCAAAAATAGCGCGTGAATAATCATAATGTTTAAACATGTTTTCTGGATGCCATTGAACTGCTAAGATTTGATCAGAGTTAATGGTTTCCACGGCTTCTGGCACCTGATCATCAGCCCATGCCGTTACATGAAGTGGTTCAGCAATCTGATTTAGTGATTGATGATGACGTGAATTAACATATGGTCTGGGTCCTACTAAGTTAAATAATCGACTTGCCTTGTCTGTATTAACGTGGTGGGAAGGAAAATTTCCTGGGGCATCTTGAGAATGCTTAAGTGTTTGATGGGGATTTTCCGAAAGATCTTGGTATAAAGTCCCACCAAGTGCAACATTTAGTACCTGCATTCCACGACAGATCCCCATCATTGGTTTTCCGGCATTAAACGCAGCTGTAGCAAGACTAATTTCAAATTGATCTCGTTTAAGATATGTGGAACCTAATTTTTGGTGCGGTTCTTCGTTGAAAAAGGTTGGATCGACATCACTTCCTCCAGCAAAGATAATCCCATCAAAAAGATCAAGGTAGGATGGTGCTAGTGAAGCAGCAACACTAGGAAGAATAACGGGTAATCCTCCTGACTTGATAATGGCTTCTATTAATGGGCGAGGTGCGAAGGCAGCATTTCGCTCGTTAATGATGTTTGTAGCTTCAGTTAATGTATCTGCAGGAATAGCAATTCGTGGATGCATATAACCCCTCCTCATTTAGTTCTCATGA is part of the Limosilactobacillus reuteri genome and encodes:
- a CDS encoding glutamate--cysteine ligase; amino-acid sequence: MFSRIGQLIFDNEAVAKTSDFTMGLEIEMQRVDEDGNLSLEPYPSAIGDEKTNPWITNDFLETMAEMVTPSAQHSLDAMHYLYVINNTLRSALAPGELLWPLSMPLRLPKDKTKLRLAKMGPKKEAYLKEWAKRHGYSQGTPCGAHINLSIDQHIIELVLNALPERFNSEREVRNYLYTILAQGFVRYRWLLTYLYGASPIVEENYFEPGKELPHPIRSVRQSQYGFGTKFTGDFTNLDRYIARIEEGVKAGILTSDYEFHGPVRFKGNTDLKKLPEHGIEYLELRMLDLDPSSSVGVRTGTLRFIRLLASYLIMQPPLKENEVEEMLVTADKMNEVVAEENPQATCRYQAKARAVLKSLERYANQIQLGPEYSEVLEDLEDRVENPLTTSSAKLLNYVKDGSLTEYALRRAKRYQQAAQETIHPFKGFEDGRIYTADELRKELTL
- a CDS encoding gamma-glutamyl-gamma-aminobutyrate hydrolase family protein, with translation MHPRIAIPADTLTEATNIINERNAAFAPRPLIEAIIKSGGLPVILPSVAASLAPSYLDLFDGIIFAGGSDVDPTFFNEEPHQKLGSTYLKRDQFEISLATAAFNAGKPMMGICRGMQVLNVALGGTLYQDLSENPHQTLKHSQDAPGNFPSHHVNTDKASRLFNLVGPRPYVNSRHHQSLNQIAEPLHVTAWADDQVPEAVETINSDQILAVQWHPENMFKHYDYSRAIFADLIARAKKAVK